In the genome of Candidatus Binatia bacterium, one region contains:
- the mtnA gene encoding S-methyl-5-thioribose-1-phosphate isomerase, which yields MTAVAWDGDAVLYLDQRRLPHDAVHERAQTADEIAGAIESLAVRGAPCIGVFAAYGVALLRRTIEDEAALTEAARRVREARPTAVNLAWAVDRVLAAADPLQEARAIHDEQIAMDAAIARNGLELIPKGARVLTHCNTGPLATAGGGTALGVIVAAQRGGKKPRVFAGETRPLLQGARLTYLELRDAGVDVVLIVDSAAAIAMKEQRIDLVIVGADRIARNGDTANKIGTYGLAILAAHHGIPFYVAAPRTTFDLSIAGGAEIPIEERASDEVASFAGTRVAPDGAAVYNPAFDVTPGHLVTAFVTEYGIVRPPYAESVPDLEFRPRVLA from the coding sequence GTGACGGCCGTCGCGTGGGACGGCGACGCCGTCCTCTACCTCGATCAGCGACGACTGCCGCACGACGCCGTGCACGAGCGCGCGCAGACGGCCGACGAGATCGCCGGCGCGATCGAGAGCCTCGCGGTTCGCGGTGCGCCGTGCATCGGCGTCTTCGCGGCGTACGGCGTCGCGTTGCTGCGCCGCACGATCGAGGACGAGGCCGCCTTGACCGAAGCGGCGCGCCGGGTGCGCGAGGCGCGCCCGACGGCCGTGAACCTGGCGTGGGCCGTGGACCGCGTTCTCGCCGCCGCGGATCCGTTGCAAGAGGCGCGCGCGATTCACGACGAGCAGATCGCCATGGATGCCGCGATCGCGCGCAACGGCCTGGAGTTGATTCCGAAGGGCGCACGCGTCCTGACGCATTGCAACACCGGACCGCTCGCGACCGCGGGCGGCGGCACGGCGCTCGGCGTGATCGTCGCGGCGCAACGCGGCGGGAAGAAGCCGCGCGTTTTCGCCGGCGAGACGCGCCCGTTGCTCCAGGGCGCGCGCCTCACCTATCTCGAGCTGCGCGACGCGGGCGTCGACGTCGTGCTGATCGTCGACTCGGCCGCTGCGATCGCGATGAAGGAACAGCGCATCGACCTCGTCATCGTCGGCGCGGATCGCATCGCGCGAAACGGCGACACCGCGAACAAGATCGGCACGTACGGCCTCGCGATCCTGGCCGCGCACCACGGCATCCCGTTCTACGTCGCGGCGCCGCGCACGACGTTCGACCTCTCGATCGCCGGCGGCGCGGAGATTCCGATCGAGGAGCGCGCGAGCGACGAAGTCGCGTCGTTCGCGGGCACCCGCGTCGCGCCCGACGGCGCCGCGGTCTATAATCCCGCGTTCGACGTGACGCCCGGCCACCTCGTCACCGCCTTCGTGACGGAGTACGGGATCGTGCGCCCCCCGTACGCGGAGAGCGTACCGGATCTCGAGTTCCGTCCGCGCGTGCTCGCATGA
- the ribH gene encoding 6,7-dimethyl-8-ribityllumazine synthase has translation MKRDGAARATPPDCRGRRFAIVAARFHSDLAEMLVDGARRALRDCNVAELDCDLYDVPGCFELPLGCRNLIEAGEYDALVAVGAVVRGETPHFDFVAGECARGIMDVQLATGVPIGFGVLTTENLEQARERAHRDGGDKGYGAAVAAATLLGLSVAAKAGA, from the coding sequence GTGAAGCGCGACGGCGCCGCGCGGGCCACGCCGCCCGACTGCCGCGGACGGCGCTTTGCGATCGTCGCGGCGCGCTTTCATAGCGACCTCGCGGAGATGCTCGTCGACGGCGCTCGGCGGGCGTTGCGCGACTGCAACGTCGCCGAATTGGATTGCGATCTCTACGACGTCCCGGGCTGCTTCGAGCTGCCGCTGGGGTGCCGCAACTTGATCGAAGCCGGCGAGTACGACGCGCTCGTCGCGGTCGGCGCCGTCGTGCGCGGCGAGACGCCGCACTTCGATTTCGTCGCCGGCGAGTGCGCGCGCGGCATCATGGACGTGCAGCTCGCGACCGGCGTTCCGATCGGCTTCGGCGTGCTGACGACCGAGAATCTCGAACAAGCCCGAGAGCGCGCGCACCGCGACGGCGGCGACAAGGGCTACGGCGCCGCCGTCGCCGCCGCGACGCTGCTCGGCCTGAGCGTCGCGGCGAAGGCCGGAGCGTGA
- a CDS encoding bifunctional 3,4-dihydroxy-2-butanone-4-phosphate synthase/GTP cyclohydrolase II: MGRFADLLNGAIEEAGLTAAEVAEGAGLTESAISLLRAGRREPSYRTLQRLAQIFPSLGEHVARPAGPIDSIEDAIADVRAGKMVVVLDDEDRENEGDLVMAAQMVTPDAINFMRKHAGGLICVPLSGARLDELQIPQMVRENTAVHETAFTVSVEARGLTTTGISAHDRAATIKKLLDPEARAADFLRPGHTFPLRAREGGVLVRAGQTEAAVDLARLAGLYPAGVICEIMADDGTMERLAGLRSYADKHGLKLITVKDLIAYRMRTEKLVQRIAEFDLPTTVGAWKGMAYTTAIDENTHVALVMGEIGDGKELMVRVHSECMTGDALHSTRCDCAAQRDGAMELIAREGRGVFLYLRQEGRGIGLADKLRAYELQDRGADTVEANLALGLPIDKRDYGIGSQILVDLGVKEMRLVTNNPKKIFGLEGYGLKIVGRVPLQTKPTAHNRHYMNTKRSKLGHILDEVAAS, from the coding sequence ATGGGTCGCTTTGCGGATCTTCTGAACGGGGCCATCGAGGAGGCGGGGCTGACGGCCGCCGAGGTCGCCGAGGGCGCCGGTCTCACCGAATCGGCGATTTCGCTGCTCCGGGCCGGGCGGCGGGAGCCGTCCTACCGGACGCTCCAGCGCCTCGCGCAGATCTTCCCTTCGCTCGGCGAGCACGTCGCTCGGCCGGCCGGCCCCATCGATTCGATCGAGGATGCGATCGCCGACGTCCGAGCCGGCAAGATGGTCGTCGTTCTCGACGACGAGGACCGTGAGAACGAGGGCGACCTCGTCATGGCCGCGCAGATGGTGACGCCCGACGCGATCAACTTCATGCGCAAGCACGCGGGCGGCTTGATCTGCGTGCCGCTCTCCGGCGCCCGGCTCGACGAACTTCAGATCCCGCAGATGGTGCGCGAGAACACGGCGGTGCACGAGACCGCGTTCACGGTCTCCGTGGAAGCGCGCGGCCTCACGACGACGGGCATCTCCGCGCACGATCGCGCCGCGACGATCAAGAAGTTGCTCGATCCGGAGGCGCGAGCCGCGGACTTCCTGCGTCCGGGACATACGTTTCCGCTCCGCGCGCGCGAAGGGGGCGTTCTCGTGCGAGCCGGGCAGACCGAAGCGGCAGTAGACCTCGCTCGCCTCGCCGGCCTCTATCCGGCGGGTGTGATCTGCGAGATCATGGCGGACGACGGCACGATGGAGCGCCTCGCGGGTCTGCGCAGCTACGCCGATAAGCACGGGCTCAAACTGATCACGGTCAAGGATTTGATCGCCTACCGAATGCGCACGGAGAAGCTCGTGCAGAGGATCGCGGAGTTCGACCTGCCGACGACCGTGGGGGCGTGGAAGGGCATGGCCTACACGACCGCAATCGACGAGAACACGCACGTCGCGCTCGTGATGGGCGAGATCGGCGACGGCAAGGAGCTGATGGTCCGCGTGCATTCAGAGTGCATGACCGGCGATGCACTGCACTCGACGCGCTGCGATTGCGCGGCGCAGCGGGACGGCGCGATGGAGCTCATCGCGCGCGAGGGGCGCGGCGTCTTTCTCTACCTGCGCCAAGAGGGGCGCGGCATCGGCCTGGCCGACAAGCTGCGCGCCTACGAGCTGCAGGACCGCGGCGCCGATACGGTGGAGGCGAATCTGGCGCTCGGTCTGCCGATCGACAAGCGCGACTACGGCATCGGCTCGCAGATCCTCGTGGATCTCGGCGTCAAAGAGATGCGGCTCGTCACGAACAATCCGAAGAAGATCTTCGGGCTCGAAGGGTATGGCTTGAAGATCGTGGGCCGCGTGCCGCTGCAGACGAAGCCCACCGCGCACAACCGGCACTACATGAACACGAAGCGCTCGAAGCTCGGCCACATCCTGGACGAAGTGGCGGCCTCGTGA
- a CDS encoding peptide ABC transporter substrate-binding protein — protein MDVVAFAPREAAASSPYCLRMKALPALLLLLAAALSGCTRAERESSERHPWTRPGILRIAVNEEPKNLNPLLAGTTIEIFIDRLLFEPLLSADPRGNTVTMLAAAVPSQSNGGISADGLTVVYHLRKASWSDGVPVTSRDVAWSWQAIENGDNDVVSRHGYDDVRSIDTPDARTAVVHLKRRFAPFVNTFFAESDQPYEIVPAHVLARYPNVNRVPFNAVPSVVDGPFTFESWRRGDRIVLDANRRFFQGPPRLNRIEVAFVPNEDSAINLLATHAIDYIFQPTIQTYPTLRTLRDARIVWVNVNGYEGMEFNLSRPALADRRVRAAIAAALDKNALTREMTHGELAVATEDLPNWIWAFDPAVRSVPYDPAAAKALLARAGWVAGPDGIARKHGRPLDLLLVTDNATATHRSESVLIQAALRRIGIVVDVKTYPFDLLYAPEGMGGIQHGGKFDMLVYTWYSGIDPDNSSQLTCDNFPPLGYNDPHYCNPAMDALQASALVRYDRPSRKAAYSKIEKLLSVDNPVLYFWWQRQQEAISVDFHGFAPNPVTESWNAWQWSI, from the coding sequence ATGGACGTCGTGGCCTTCGCCCCACGGGAAGCCGCCGCCTCGTCACCGTACTGCTTGCGGATGAAAGCGCTTCCCGCGCTGCTGCTCCTTCTCGCAGCCGCCCTCTCCGGCTGCACGAGGGCCGAACGCGAGAGCTCAGAACGCCATCCGTGGACGCGCCCCGGGATCTTGCGCATCGCCGTCAACGAGGAGCCGAAGAACCTCAATCCGCTGCTCGCCGGCACGACGATCGAGATCTTCATCGACCGTCTGCTCTTCGAGCCGCTCCTCTCGGCCGACCCCCGGGGCAACACCGTTACGATGCTCGCCGCGGCGGTTCCGTCGCAGAGCAACGGCGGCATCAGCGCCGACGGCCTGACGGTCGTCTATCATCTGCGCAAGGCATCGTGGAGCGACGGCGTCCCCGTGACGTCGCGCGACGTTGCGTGGTCGTGGCAGGCGATCGAAAACGGCGACAACGACGTCGTATCGCGCCACGGTTACGACGACGTGCGCTCGATCGACACGCCCGACGCACGAACGGCCGTCGTCCATCTCAAGCGCCGCTTCGCCCCGTTCGTCAACACGTTCTTCGCCGAGAGCGACCAGCCGTACGAGATCGTTCCCGCGCACGTGCTCGCGCGCTATCCGAACGTCAACCGCGTTCCCTTCAACGCGGTCCCGTCGGTGGTCGACGGCCCCTTCACCTTCGAGTCGTGGCGCCGCGGCGACCGCATCGTGCTCGACGCAAACCGCCGCTTCTTCCAGGGGCCGCCGCGGCTGAACCGCATCGAGGTCGCGTTCGTCCCGAATGAGGACTCCGCGATCAATTTGCTCGCGACGCACGCGATCGACTACATCTTTCAGCCGACGATCCAAACGTATCCGACGCTCCGCACGCTTCGCGACGCGCGGATCGTCTGGGTGAACGTCAACGGCTACGAGGGGATGGAGTTCAATCTCTCGCGCCCGGCCCTCGCCGATCGCCGGGTTCGCGCGGCGATCGCGGCCGCGCTCGATAAGAACGCGCTGACGCGCGAGATGACGCACGGCGAGCTGGCGGTCGCGACCGAGGATCTTCCGAACTGGATCTGGGCCTTCGATCCGGCGGTGCGCTCGGTGCCGTACGATCCCGCTGCCGCGAAAGCCCTGCTCGCGCGTGCCGGCTGGGTCGCCGGCCCCGACGGGATCGCGCGCAAGCACGGACGCCCGCTCGACCTCTTGCTCGTCACCGACAACGCAACCGCCACCCACCGCTCCGAGAGCGTCCTCATTCAAGCGGCGCTGCGCCGCATCGGCATCGTCGTGGACGTGAAGACCTATCCGTTCGATCTGCTCTACGCGCCCGAAGGCATGGGCGGCATCCAGCACGGCGGAAAGTTCGACATGCTCGTCTACACGTGGTACTCCGGCATCGACCCCGACAACTCATCGCAGCTCACCTGCGACAACTTCCCGCCGCTCGGCTATAACGATCCGCACTACTGCAACCCGGCGATGGACGCGCTACAGGCCTCCGCGCTGGTGCGCTACGATCGGCCGTCGCGCAAAGCGGCCTACTCCAAGATCGAAAAGCTTCTTTCGGTTGACAATCCCGTGCTCTACTTTTGGTGGCAGCGCCAGCAGGAGGCGATCAGCGTCGACTTCCACGGCTTCGCGCCGAACCCGGTCACCGAATCCTGGAACGCGTGGCAGTGGAGTATCTAA